Within the Streptomyces sp. R41 genome, the region AGCTCACCCTGGCCCGCACCAGGGCCCACTCAGCGGCCCTGCAAGCGCTGGGCTCAAGCCGCTTCCACGCGGTCGCGGACAGCGTGGCGGTCCTGGCCAGCGAGGTCCCGCTGACCCCCGCGGCCACCACCACCGACCTGCGCCCGCTGGCCGCCGCCGCACAGGACCGCCTGACCGACGCGATCGCCGCGCTGCCCCTGGTCACCGCGGGCCACCCCTACAACGCGGAGGCCCTCGTCCACGGCCTCTCCGCCGACACCGCGCCCCAGCCGCAGGACGCACCCTGGCACCAGGTCCGCCTGCTGCTGCGGCTGCATCGCTACGCCCGCGAGGTCCTGTACGGCGAGGAGTGCCCCACCGACGTACGCCTCCTCGCCGCGGGCCAGGCCCTCAACCGCCACCGGGACGCGGCGGAGGCGGCCTCCGCCGCGGCGTCGGCGGCCCGCACCCCGCGCATCGCCCCGGCGACGGCCTACGCGCTCGGTGTGCTCCACGCCGACCAGCGGCACGAGGTGGAGGCGGCACGGTTCGCGTTCCAGCAGGCATGGCAGATGGAAGCGGTACGCACCCCCTGAGGGAGGGCCCATGGCGGACGACGAGGGAGGCCCCATGGCAGACGACACCATCCAGGCGGCGGGCTGCGTCCTGTGGCGCCGCTCCCCGATCGACGGCGAGCTGCAGATCTGCCTCGTCCATCGACCGAAGTACGACGACTGGTCGCACCCGAAGGGCAAGTTGAAACGGGGCGAGGACCCGCTCTCGGGCGCGCTGCGCGAGGTCGAGGAGGAGACGGGGTACACCGCCGTCCTGGGCGCTCCCCTGGCCACGCTCCGCTACCTCGTCGCCGGCCGCCCCAAGGAGGTCCGGTACTGGGCGGCCGAGGCGACGGACGGACACTTCACCCCGAACCGCGAGGTCGACCGCGTCCTGTGGCTCTCCCCCACCGAGGCCCGCGACCGCCTGACGATGCCCAGGGATCGCGATCTGGTCCAGGCTCTGCTCGCCGCGCTGCACCTGACGTAGTGACGCGATGTAACCGCCGTACGAGTGCGCCGCCGCGTCCGGCGACCCTGTGCGTATACGACGTCGACGCACAGGCTCCGAAACCTGTGCGATTACGTCTGGTTGCCTAGAGTTATCAATGGGACCCGAGTTGCCGGAAACCACCCTGTGTCCTCGACGTAAGCGTTCCGTGACCTCACCGCACCGACCGCAGGGGTTCACCCCCCGTTCACTTACGGCCATCGGCGCCTTCACCTGTTCTGCCTAATTTCGGCCTTACCGATGCGGAGCGCGCCATGGATGTGGCCTCCGCATCACACCGAACGTCATGACACCGAACCTCGCACGCCGCCACCTCGACGGCGGCTCCTGGAAGGAACTCCCGAAAGTGAAGCTTCAGCGCAAGAACCGGCTTCGCGCCCTCTCGCTCGGTGCCGTCGCCGTCTCCGGCGCCCTGGCCCTCACGGCGTGCGGCTCGGACGACACCGGCAAGAGCAACGGTGGCGACAGCTCGGCCCCGGCCAGCAACAACAGCGCCATCAAGTGTGACGACGCCAAGGGCCAGCTGCAGGCCTCCGGCTCTTCCGCGCAGAAGAACGCGATCGACGCCTGGGTGAAGGCTTACACGGCGTCCTGCAAGAACGTGCAGATCAACTACAACCCGACGGGTTCGGGCGCCGGTATCACCGCGTTCACCCAGGGCCAGACCGCGTTCGCCGGTTCGGACTCGCCGCTGAAGCCCGAAGAGGCCACGGCCGCCAAGAAGACCTGCGGCGGCAACGCCGCCATCGACCTTCCGATGGTCGGCGGCCCGATCGCGATCGGCTACAACCTGGACGGCGTGGACAACCTCACGCTGGACGCCTCCACTCTCGCCAAGATCTTCGATGGCAAGATCACGAAGTGGAACGACACCGCGATCGCGAAGCTGAACCCCGACGCGAAGCTCCCCAGCACCAAGATCCAGGCCTTCCACCGCTCGGACGAGTCCGGCACCACGGACAACTTCACCAAGTACCTGAAGGCCGTCGCCCCGTCCGACTGGAAGTACTCCGGCGGCAAGGCCTGGCAGGCCAAGGGCGGCCAGTCCGCGCAGGGCTCCTCCGGCCTCGCCCAGCAGGTCAAGCAGACCCCGGGTGCGATCTCGTACTTCGAGCTCTCCTACGCCGCTGACGGCATCAACACCGTCGACCTGAAGACGGACGCCGCGACCCCGGTCAAGGCCACCGTCG harbors:
- a CDS encoding CHAD domain-containing protein; translated protein: MAQQHLDPPTDPTAGLVSGDALADYLRAQATEFLRSLRQHRETGGASNGSEESVDAARALRRSARRISGSLHTFRPLLEPDWSEGMRPELAWLSGTLAREHAYAARLERLLGALNRLSGSSSLPAQTPSAVGNRSAGAEPGTPGPRTQPAGNLTVGAAKAGALLDRQLTLARTRAHSAALQALGSSRFHAVADSVAVLASEVPLTPAATTTDLRPLAAAAQDRLTDAIAALPLVTAGHPYNAEALVHGLSADTAPQPQDAPWHQVRLLLRLHRYAREVLYGEECPTDVRLLAAGQALNRHRDAAEAASAAASAARTPRIAPATAYALGVLHADQRHEVEAARFAFQQAWQMEAVRTP
- a CDS encoding NUDIX hydrolase is translated as MADDTIQAAGCVLWRRSPIDGELQICLVHRPKYDDWSHPKGKLKRGEDPLSGALREVEEETGYTAVLGAPLATLRYLVAGRPKEVRYWAAEATDGHFTPNREVDRVLWLSPTEARDRLTMPRDRDLVQALLAALHLT
- the pstS gene encoding phosphate ABC transporter substrate-binding protein PstS, with protein sequence MKLQRKNRLRALSLGAVAVSGALALTACGSDDTGKSNGGDSSAPASNNSAIKCDDAKGQLQASGSSAQKNAIDAWVKAYTASCKNVQINYNPTGSGAGITAFTQGQTAFAGSDSPLKPEEATAAKKTCGGNAAIDLPMVGGPIAIGYNLDGVDNLTLDASTLAKIFDGKITKWNDTAIAKLNPDAKLPSTKIQAFHRSDESGTTDNFTKYLKAVAPSDWKYSGGKAWQAKGGQSAQGSSGLAQQVKQTPGAISYFELSYAADGINTVDLKTDAATPVKATVENATKAISTAKVAGTGNDLSLSLNYKPTEEGAYPLTLVTYEIVCEKGNKADTLAATKSFLTYIASEDGQKLLTDAKYAPIPDEIISKVRTTISSLS